From the Colletotrichum lupini chromosome 10, complete sequence genome, one window contains:
- a CDS encoding heterokaryon incompatibility protein, giving the protein MDDTGVDARVLYAIGAAVILAGPIASHLFFRGEERTLTSRLQRWLRSPPRYTHGSLVEGQFRLIHLLPGHEDDGVRIDLTNEWLKAPVKYHAVSYAWGDARDKTYITCKGKEIQITKTLFEALKRWRSPTEEVVLWADSICINQRNTLEKTQQIGRMSEIYSNAEAVRIWLGSDDSNIDGVQDVIKEASEIIPEERAQDGKSTVWNLDWRPLRALMNHTWFERKWVYQEAILNDNTWLYCGKLMMPFQPLSELALRMSTFGIQALPKDGTVNDSNVTFLPTRLYNLSMMRMSQWYRGKQPVTLMDGVKATRAFQCTDPRDHILGVLGYASDIEKDSIISRDNLYSLSVQECYIRFARSQLLEKKDLGVLACAPQKLVTDVALPWYYRPVYRWQRRRLSDLPTWVPDLRNQEFDALPSYSVRYGKFSAGGIQLGNVEIIDDKILRCSGMLIDTIEEDGISWPELPLPPKPKRVPYPLDKMDAYYARNSLRSLNFYKSCVRVASGSDRIQDMSPERLSEFWKTLTSERSQLSDRIDVDLSESIKDMITNMETWLVSEDPEEANKARLAFVAAAVTVEMTILAAASPRRFSRTAVGRLCLVPRNAKVGDSICLLLGSEVPFVVRPTKGGRYELIGDAYVSGVMDGEAIASGEYFETDINLE; this is encoded by the exons ATGGACGATACCGGCGTTGATGCGCGGGTGCTCTATGCCATAGGCGCTGCGGTCATTCTGGCTGGCCCGATCGCATCTCACTTGTTCTTCCGCGGTGAAGAAAGGACCTTGACATCGCGACTTCAGCGCTGGCTTCGATCTCCGCCACGATATACGCACGGCTCACTTGTAGAGGGCCAATTCCGTCTCATTCACTTACTTCCGGGACATGAAGATGACGGTGTTCGAATTGACCTCACGAACGAGTGGCTTAAGGCGCCAGTCAAATACCATGCCGTTTCCTATGCATGGGGAGATGCTCGGGACAAAACATACATCACCTGCAAAGGAAAAGAGATtcaaattactaaaactctTTTTGAAGCGCTGAAGCGTTGGCGCTCCCCTACTGAGGAGGTTGTGCTCTGGGCCGACTCCATTTGCATCAACCAGAGGAACACTTTGGAGAAAACCCAACAAATTGGGCGAATGTCGGAAATTTACTCAAATGCGGAAGCTGTCAGAATTTGGCTTGGGAGTGACGATTCCAACATCGATGGAGTTCAGGATGTCATCAAGGAAGCATCTGAGATCATCCCTGAG GAACGAGCGCAAGACGGCAAGTCTACCGTCTGGAATCTGGACTGGAGACCTCTTAGGGCACTAATGAATCACACTTGGTTCGAAAGAAAGTGGGTTTATCAAGAGGCGATTCTCAACGATAACACCTGGCTCTATTGCGGGAAGCTCATGATGCCGTTTCAACCACTCTCAGAGCTGGCTCTGAGAATGTCAACGTTTGGGATCCAAGCTCTGCCAAAGGATGGAACCGTAAATGACAGCAACGTGACTTTTCTCCCAACCCGTCTCTATAACCTTTCGATGATGCGCATGAGCCAATGGTATCGAGGCAAGCAACCAGTCACGCTGATGGACGGCGTTAAAGCCACCAGAGCATTTCAATGTACCGATCCTCGAGACCACATTCTGGGTGTCTTAGGCTACGCCTCGGATATCGAGAAAGATAGCATCATTTCCCGAGACAACTTGTACTCTCTTTCGGTTCAAGAGTGTTACATACGCTTCGCCCGATCTCAGCTCCTGGAGAAGAAGGACCTCGGTGTTCTGGCATGCGCGCCACAGAAACTGGTTACCGACGTTGCGCTCCCCTGGTACTACCGACCTGTATACCGATGGCAGCGTCGAAGGCTGTCAGATCTCCCAACTTGGGTACCCGATTTGAGAAACCAGGAGTTTGACGCGTTGCCAAGCTACAGCGTTCGGTATGGCAAGTTCTCAGCCGGCGGCATACAGCTTGGGAACGTCGAAATCATCGATGACAAAATACTAAGGTGTTCTGGCATGCTAATCGATACCATCGAGGAAGATGGGATCTCTTGGCCTGAGCTACCACTCCCACCGAAACCTAAGCGCGTCCCGTACCCGCTTGACAAGATGGATGCCTACTACGCCCGAAATTCTTTAAGGTCGCTCAACTTCTACAAATCCTGCGTTCGAGTTGCGTCAGGTTCTGATCGCATTCAAGACATGTCCCCTGAACGCCTCTCTGAATTCTGGAAGACCCTGACGTCTGAGAGAAGCCAGCTGAGCGACCGCATCGACGTGGACCTTTCGGAGTCTATCAAGGATATGATAACGAACATGGAGACCTGGCTCGTCTCCGAAGACCCCGAAGAGGCGAATAAGGCACGATTGGCTTTCGTCGCGGCTGCTGTGACGGTGGAGATGACTATCCTGGCTGCTGCCAGCCCACGGAGGTTCTCTCGCACAGCGGTCGGTAGGCTGTGCTTGGTGCCCAGAAATGCAAAGGTTGGTGATTCGATATGCTTGCTTCTTGGTTCCGAGGTTCCTTTCGTGGTTCGGCCTACGAAGGGAGGCAGGTACGAGCTCATTGGGGATGCGTACGTTAGTGGGGTCATGGATGGAGAAGCTATTGCGTCTGGCGAATATTTCGAGACAGACATCAACTTGGAGTAG